A window of Platichthys flesus chromosome 23, fPlaFle2.1, whole genome shotgun sequence contains these coding sequences:
- the ntn4 gene encoding netrin-4 yields MLVLVVITVALLSDSGLSVEMFRAGVAPRCESRACNPRMGNLALGRRVLTQTVCGNNGTELYCSYADPNANLACSAAKCAKCNAGLPLLSHLAGAMSDSSFRHPNTWWQSAEGVESETVQLDLEAEFYLTHLIVVFRSPRPAAMTLERSQDFGRTWRMLQYYASNCSAAFGLEEGKAGAGRDGATCTSKYSGAYPCNRGEVIYRTLPKWESLDPFGLEGQLQLRVTNIRVRLLKRQPCPCRAKDVASAHEAVPTQHFAIYDLMVKGSCFCNGHAEQCVPAPGYRPIRDRTNHVVHGKCVCRHNTAGDHCELCAPLYNDRPWQPADGLTGAPHECRKCKCNGHAQSCHFDWSAWRESGQRSGGVCDCLHNTEGRQCEKCTAGFYRDPQRPQAAPDSCKPCNCHPMGSLAFPLADGPPCDPSSGDCICKPGVGGAHCDRCMVGYWGFHEYGCRPCDCAGDCDPFTGDCMFGSDLELYNLEVNSSEPVRIFRTDELFSALHYSEKCECKEQALTNSKLFCTMNYAYVLKVKVLSAHDKGSHAEVEVKVQKVLSQNTKVKIQRGRVTLYPESWTARGCTCPILNPGVEYLVAGHSDRKQGRLLVNMKSFVKPWKASLGRKVLTLLNKDCNW; encoded by the exons ATGTTGGTTTTAGTGGTGATCACTGTGGCCTTGTTGTCAGATTCAG GTCTGTCGGTGGAGATGTTTCGTGCAGGCGTGGCCCCTCGCTGCGAGAGCCGGGCCTGCAACCCCCGCATGGGCAACCTGGCCCTGGGTCGCCGGGTCCTGACGCAGACCGTCTGTGGCAACAACGGCACCGAGCTCTACTGCTCCTACGCCGACCCCAACGCCAACCTGGCCTGCAGCGCCGCCAAATGTGCCAAGTGCAACGCCGGCCTGCCGCTGCTGTCCCACTTGGCCGGGGCCATGTCCGACTCCTCCTTCCGGCACCCGAACACCTGGTGGCAGTCGGCTGAGGGGGTGGAGTCCGAGACGGTGCAGCTGGACCTGGAGGCCGAGTTCTACTTGACGCATCTCATTGTGGTGTTTCGCTCGCCGAGGCCCGCCGCCATGACCCTGGAGCGGTCGCAGGACTTTGGGCGGACGTGGAGGATGCTGCAGTACTACGCCAGCAACTGCAGCGCCGCCTTCGGGCTGGAGGAGGGGAAGGCGGGAGCGGGTCGGGACGGGGCGACCTGCACATCCAAATACTCTGGGGCTTATCCCTGCAACcgtggagag GTGATCTACCGAACCCTCCCGAAGTGGGAGTCCCTGGACCCGTTCGGCCTGGAGGggcagctgcagctgagggTGACCAACATCCGCGTTCGGCTGTTGAAGCGCCAGCCGTGTCCCTGCCGGGCCAAAGACGTGGCCTCCGCGCACGAGGCTGTTCCGACCCAGCACTTTGCCATCTATGACCTGATGGTGAAGGGAAGCTGCTTCTGCAACGGACACGCGGAGCAGTGCGTCCCGGCCCCGGGGTACCGGCCCATCAGAGACCGCACCAACCACGTG gTCCatgggaagtgtgtgtgcagacacaaCACTGCAGGTGATCACTGCGAGCTCTGCGCTCCGCTCTACAACGACCGGCCCTGGCAGCCCGCTGACGGATTGACGGGGGCGCCGCACGAATGTCGGA AGTGCAAGTGCAACGGACACGCCCAGAGCTGCCACTTCGATTGGTCGGCGTGGCGCGAGTCCGGCCAGCGCAGCGGCGGCGTGTGCGACTGTCTGCACAACACCGAGGGACGCCAGTGTGAGAAATGCACGGCCGGGTTCTACAGGGACCCCCAGCGACCGCAAGCCGCCCCCGACTCCTGCAAAC catgcaactGTCACCCCATGGGCTCCCTGGCCTTCCCCCTGGCGGACGGCCCCCCCTGCGACCCCTCCAGCGGCGACTGCATCTGCAAACCCGGAGTGGGAGGAGCCCACTGCGACAGGTGCATGGTGGGATACTGGGGTTTCCATGAGTATGGCTGCCGTCCCTGCGACTGTGCAGGAGACTGTGATCCTTTCACTGGAGACTGCATGTTTGG ctcgGATCTGGAACTATACAACTTAGAGGTAAACTCCAGTGAGCCGGTCCGGATCTTCAGGACGGACGAACTCTTCTCTGCGCTCCACTACTCAG AGAAGTGTGAGTGCAAAGAGCAAGCCCTGACCAACAGTAAACTCTTCTGCACCATGAACTACGCATACG TCCTGAAGGTGAAGGTGCTGTCGGCCCACGATAAGGGCTCCCACGCTGAGGtggaggtcaaagttcagaAGGTGCTGAGTCAGAACACCAAGGTGAAGATCCAGCGAGGTCGCGTCACCCTTTACCCCGAGTCCTGGACCGCCCGGGGCTGCACTTGCCCCATCCTCAACccag GGGTGGAGTACCTTGTGGCGGGACACTCGGACCGGAAGCAGGGCCGCCTCCTGGTCAACATGAAGAGCTTCGTCAAGCCATGGAAGGCCAGCCTGGGCCGCAAGGTCCTCACGCTGCTCAACAAAGACTGCAACTGGTAG
- the usp44 gene encoding ubiquitin carboxyl-terminal hydrolase 44: protein MDRCKHVGRLRLAPDHSILNPQKWHCVDCNTTESIWACLGCAHVACGRYIEEHALQHFQQQRHPLAMEINELYVFCYLCDDYVLNDNATGDLKLLRSTLSAIQSQRYEVTTRSGRTLRSASAAPDALMTCGLRELQLRDEDRMFTALWHRRRALMGRVFRFWFGLTDCGQKREEEERKREEEEEQKRESRERRRAVKRKLQEELENAPLRKSRRLRRKSQRVAEAVTTASRREIHKVKTPTPPTPTRRTRTQSPSTATPKKARQTKKVPPPPRLRSHSSAAKSKPKTTSAPPRAAQTPVRRKQSTKQGGSPFKRRPTVTPGVTGLRNLGNTCYMNSILQVLSHLHVFRECFLRLDLTQALELLATAVHGQLAGKSFSDSALSQRKGLQTSSGSGAGLSGGASRARSMELIQPKEPSSKHISLCHELHTLFQVMWSGKWALVSPFAMLHSVWQLIPAFRGYAQQDAQEFLCELLDKVQHELESTGKHTTTVGVPQKRLIKQVLSVVNTIFHGQLLSQVTCLACDHRSNTVEPFWDLSLEFPERYHSNSRESAAQASCHLTEMLAKFTETEALEGNIYACDQCNSARRRTSSKPVILTEAQKQLMVHKLPQVLRLHLKRFRWSGRNHREKIGVHVSFDQLLDMEPYCCLEPSPRGAACSSPSSPSSPGSPRPKHFLYELSAVAMHHGKGFGSGHYTAYCYNTAGGFWVHCNDSKMDVCSVEEVCRAQAYILFYTQRVTQDKDRPL from the exons ATGGACAGGTGTAAGCATGTGGGGCGGCTGCGGCTGGCCCCGGACCACTCCATCCTCAACCCTCAGAAGTGGCACTGCGTGGACTGCAACACCACCGAGTCCATCTGGGCCTGCCTGGGCTGCGCTCACGTGGCGTGCGGCCGCTACATCGAGGAGCACGCGCTGCAGCACTTCCAGCAGCAGCGCCACCCGTTGGCTATGGAGATTAATGAACTTTATGTGTTTTGCTACTTGTGTGACGACTATGTGCTGAACGACAACGCTACCGGAGACCTCAAGCTGCTTCGCAGTACGCTCAGTGCCATCCAGAGCCAGCGCTATGAGGTGACGACACGCAGCGGGCGAACCCTCCGCTCGGCCAGCGCCGCGCCCGATGCCCTCATGACATGTGGCCTCCGCGAGCTGCAGCTGAGGGACGAGGATCGGATGTTTACTGCCCTCTGGCACCGGCGCCGGGCGCTTATGGGACGTGTCTTTCGCTTCTGGTTTGGACTGACTGATTGTGgacagaagagggaggaggaagagaggaagagggaggaggaggaggagcagaaaagGGAATCACGGGAGAGGAGGCGAGCTGTGAAGAGGAAGctacaggaggagctggagaatgCTCCTCTGAGAAAGAGTCGTCGTTTACGTCGGAAGAGCCAGAGAGTTGCAGAGGCGGTCACAACAGCATCTCGGAGGGAAATCCACAAAGTGAAGACCCCTacgccccccacccccacccgcAGGACACGGACTCAAAGCCCAAGTACTGCTACCCCCAAAAAAGCTAGACAGACAAAAAAGGTCCCACCACCTCCAAGGCTCCGGAGCCATTCTTCTGCTGCCAAATCTAAACCCAAAACCACCTCAGCGCCCCCCCGTGCTGCCCAAACACCTGTTCGCCGCAAGCAAAGCACCAAACAGGGAGGCTCACCCTTTAAACGGCGGCCCACAGTCACTCCGGGAGTGACGGGCTTGAGGAATTTAGGCAACACTTGTTATATGAACTCCATCCTGCAGGTGCTCAGTCACCTGCACGTCTTCAGGGAGTGCTTTCTGCGCCTGGACCTGACCCAGGCTCTGGAGCTCCTGGCCACTGCCGTCCACGGCCAACTGGCAGGGAAGTCTTTCTCCGACTCAGCCCTGTCCCAGAGGAAGGGGCTTCAGACCAGCTCGGGCTCTGGGGCAGGACTGAGCGGCGGAGCCTCACGCGCCCGCAGCATGGAGCTGATACAACCCAAAGAGCCGAGCTCCAAGCACATCTCCCTCTGCCACGAGCTGCACACCTTGTTCCAGGTCATGTGGTCGGGCAAGTGGGCGCTGGTGTCTCCGTTCGCCATGCTCCACTCGGTGTGGCAGCTGATCCCAGCGTTCAGGGGCTACGCTCAGCAGGACGCTCAGGAGTTCCTGTGCGAGCTGCTGGACAAGGTGCAGCACGAGCTGGAGAGCACCGGCAAGCACACGACCACCGTGGGAGTTCCACAGAAACGACTCATCAAGCAGGTGCTCAGCGTGGTCAACACCATCTTCCACGGCCAGCTCCTCAGccag GTCACATGCCTGGCGTGCGACCATCGCTCCAACACGGTGGAGCCGTTCTGGGATCTGTCTCTGGAGTTCCCCGAGCGGTATCACAGTAATAGCAGGGAGTCAGCCGCGCAGGCATCGTGCCATTTGACCGAGATGCTGGCCAAATTCACAGAGACCGAAGCGCTGGAGGGAAACATCTACGCTTGTGACCAGTGTAACT CTGCTCGCCGGCGGACCTCCTCCAAACCCGTGATCCTGACCGAAGCACAGAAACAGCTGATGGTCCACAAACTGCCTCAGGTCCTGCGGCTGCACCTCAAGCGCTTCAG GTGGTCTGGGCGGAACCACCGGGAGAAGATCGGAGTCCACGTCAGCTTCGACCAGCTTCTGGACATGGAGCCGTACTGCTGCCTCGAGCCCTCGCCCCGAGGCGCGGCCTGCTCCAGTCCCAGCAGCCCCAGCTCCCCCGGCTCGCCACGCCCCAAGCACTTCCTCTACGAGCTCTCCGCTGTGGCTATGCATCATGGGAAGGGCTTCGGCTCCGGCCACTACACCGCCTACTGCTACAACACGGCAGGTG GCTTCTGGGTTCACTGTAATGACTCTAAGATGGACGTGTGTTCGGTGGAGGAGGTCTGCCGAGCTCAGGCCTACATCCTCTTCTACACACAGCGAGTAACTCAGGACAAAGACCGGCCGCTATAG